One window from the genome of Parasteatoda tepidariorum isolate YZ-2023 chromosome 8, CAS_Ptep_4.0, whole genome shotgun sequence encodes:
- the LOC107443555 gene encoding serine-rich adhesin for platelets, whose protein sequence is MIFCLIFLLVVTSHAASGRVNPLSDTGQAEKLINTFLRCIIQSRDAFPQQELSNRINAMKKTLISTWNSRKTPKEMSQLTTLAFASALADLTKSGSSPASVALKKRTVQQCLQKASIEIEGTLNYDFVQEMVQLINSIQEKSKNDNTQPVGLSIISREQPKSFNPPSSFQSPTGSILKANNPPPIPIASSGSFSKNFDYSNGFPQSYESNIPVRSQSVNAFSSPAFSVDTGFAENIPNLSLKVPGLNGLQGVKSQSQADLFSNPYDFSNDFKTSSASTNDYGSKDFTNFGNTFPGSLDSPFNFKSPPPSKLQGNGFSQFSETPFGNMGSSSNLPFSGSIGINAQVNSFQMPDDVFSNSGFSNNFGTESSFSNNFGLEPGFSNNFGMAPDFPSNYGMVSVSSNNFGMVSDFSNNYGLPSGFSNNFGLTSNKQTSGFQTNTDSFPTNSDNSNGFQSGPNPYTPPLGTPQDTFSTTNWNSNYDADTTNFEQISPETIFSTDNFDSGKTADFVGSLNSKLIPPPEDAFSTENWNTNYEDTSFNLEQIPTEDFSSTFGNENTDDVKNDFKESLFLNIISSDNIMNFFQKVSKEDAGKFANKLENTLRKTTGFNSNILSQNMYQNLFSSSEYPLDEYTIAESLASFLSDDLNKQRILSKNQLTKTAEDTKQAIDEAISQTSNELINQASSKPEDISTEVSPSNKSSGFKSDYDASANINGKIDNKAKSPVKTTEMITDSDAKTQEEDSIKQKKLNSSTIDATNSKQTEVDKGSKKFKIKFITQLKNKILQLGILKEVLTNKNAINFKKLMENYSNNLADRFNVKSESDLTDSTNKVLQAALTNSDETIADALSNFSGDILESQQLLTSGNLDNIVNTTIECFRLSLRDLNLNVDLPNKQILKTFETKINNDKTRTNTNDADININNKNEESGITRNSEDNKTETDSTDSRKASNSQVNGEADNGNTSSNQSKELGVENNQKIDTKSKISGAETNDKNAGKVDELNKFNGPISNDSDKSSVSNNELRLKFENALKGQILGTGIFETLLDKNLSEKDIADSSKSYSKLLAEKFNISEDNNKIKLLSEGLGTIKMNSDYQNAIQSLASVTADILMAENKLNSNNLNNALDLAMQCAFETFSNGMSKEVGMDQGMQIATDLDIGEGTSSEKSLIGNSKSDLGKNADKAIKSSTNINNKTPNNVSADSDIDILSSGEYAPDLKELKGTEKNMQQTKGNVEANVMKKPIEVESEGIQSGKDLKSTFIDLLKAKAAATGIIKNLEEIQVNPQEVAAMSETYSKLLSQKLQINANDDTAMSFFMEFLNSKSNFMNTFINKTADILSDQGKLLKTNLDSISDAVVQCLLEAVSQSFNLKIDTKAALAAAATTKMNSTASGDAKKDDTDFEKSVDKLIFEDKDQKSKDSSATDIKKPTINSKTDVKQSDNFNLDILADVDGETKLGDQDLSVQAAARQTAKIKADGAMMEQKEISLNSKLNNEGASTLSNSDIKKNFASMLKAKIIATDKLNALLKKSLTNEDLVVFSKLYSQKLSEKFQVELNNSVVERLIAGLLIVDKTAEEFATALTDITADILKDKKILTDSSQNMLADESVQCILSSVSQLLDGKSNVETKVDLNTASDTTRSTESKKTTVNSNIDSNDTINKESDFSLSDQNLQAKLAAEFGLGQEFIDQIDGQVNTQDKKPEKEETMSDAKDKSNNDNNNSNLNFNPADQNLKAKLAGEFGLDQELIDQLDAQVNIQDKNLKIDEISSDSKDNSKKDNKDSTNEPVDKNVKSEPKSDTSNKTVSKEDADKQKDESPGKEKTSEPKPKTVTPEEIKQKLAMDLATALASSEDFRLSVLSGDLEDIMQAITAAVEAVCGTEASVAFLKTFNASIN, encoded by the coding sequence atgattttttgtttaatttttcttcttgtgGTCACTTCCCACGCGGCAAGTGGCCGGGTAAATCCATTATCCGATACTGGTCAGGCAGAAAAGTtgataaacacatttttgagaTGCATTATTCAATCAAGAGATGCTTTTCCTCAACAAGAGCTGTCCAACAGAATCAACGCAATGAAGAAAACGCTGATTTCGACTTGGAATTCGAGAAAAACACCCAAAGAGATGTCACAATTAACAACACTAGCTTTCGCATCTGCCTTAGCTGATTTGACAAAATCTGGAAGTAGCCCAGCTTCAGTGGCcttgaaaaaaagaactgttcAGCAGTGCTTACAGAAAGCGTCAATAGAAATCGAAGGAACCCTAAATTACGACTTCGTGCAAGAAATGGTGCAATTGATAAACAGCATACAAGAGAAGAGCAAGAACGACAATACACAACCGGTTGGATTAAGTATCATTTCTCGTGAACAACCAAAATCCTTCAATCCACCAAGTAGTTTTCAATCTCCAACAGGTTCGATACTGAAAGCAAATAATCCACCTCCAATTCCAATAGCCTCTTCTGGATCATTCTCGAAGAATTTTGATTATTCTAATGGCTTTCCCCAGTCATATGAATCGAACATTCCAGTTCGATCACAATCGGTAAATGCATTTAGTTCACCAGCATTCTCTGTAGATACTGGGTTTGCAGAAAACATTCCAAATTTATCCTTGAAAGTTCCAGGACTAAATGGTTTACAAGGCGTAAAATCACAATCCCAGgctgatttattttcaaacccATATGATTTTTCTAATGACTTCAAAACTTCTTCTGCAAGTACCAACGACTATGGTAGCAAAGATTTTACTAATTTTGGGAACACGTTTCCAGGAAGTTTGGATTCtccattcaattttaaatcaccTCCTCCATCCAAATTGCAAGGAAATGGCTTTAGTCAATTTAGTGAGACACCTTTTGGGAACATGGGCTCTTCAAGCAATTTACCATTCTCAGGCTCAATTGGAATAAATGCACAAGTAAACTCATTTCAAATGCCAGATGATGTATTTTCTAACTCTGGTTTCTCCAATAATTTTGGAACAGAATCCAGTTTCTCCAATAACTTTGGATTGGAGCCAGGTTTCTCAAATAACTTTGGAATGGCACCTGATTTTCCCAGTAATTATGGAATGGTATCTGTCTCCTCCAATAATTTTGGAATGGTATCTGATTTCTCCAACAATTATGGATTACCATCAGGTTTCTCTAATAATTTTGGATTAACATCCAATAAGCAAACAAGTGGATTTCAAACAAACACAGACTCATTTCCTACAAATTCTGATAACTCAAACGGTTTTCAATCAGGACCTAACCCTTATACCCCTCCCTTAGGAACACCGCAAGATACTTTCTCAACAACAAATTGGAACTCAAATTATGATGCGGATACAACAAACTTTGAACAGATTTCACCTGAGACTATTTTTTCAACTGATAATTTTGACAGTGGAAAAACAGCTGATTTTGTAGGAAGTCTAAATTCAAAACTGATTCCACCACCAGAAGATGCATTCTCAACAGAAAACTGGAACacaaattatgaagatacatcATTCAACTTGGAACAAATTCCAACTGAGGACTTTTCCTCGACTTTCGGCAATGAAAACACAGATGACGTTAAAAATGACTTCAAAGaatcattatttctaaatattatttcaagtgataatattatgaattttttccaGAAAGTATCAAAAGAAGATGCAGGCAAGTTCGcgaataaattagaaaatactttAAGGAAAACAActggttttaactctaatattttgtcacaaaatatGTATCAAAACTTGTTTTCGTCTAGTGAATACCCACTAGATGAATATACTATAGCTGAATCACTGGCATCTTTCCTCTCTGACGATCTAAATAAACAAAGGATACTCTCTAAGAATCAACTTACAAAAACTGCTGAAGATACAAAACAAGCAATCGATGAAGCAATATCACAAACCTCAAATGAACTTATTAATCAAGCAAGTTCAAAGCCAGAAGACATCAGCACAGAAGTATCACCTTCTAATAAATCCTCAGGTTTTAAATCTGATTACGATGCATCTGCTAACATCAATGGGAAAATTGATAACAAAGCAAAATCACCAGTAAAAACAACAGAAATGATAACAGATTCTGATGCAAAGACACAAGAAGAAGACAGTATAAAGcaaaagaaactaaattcaTCAACTATAGACGCAACAAATTCGAAACAAACAGAAGTTGAtaaaggaagtaaaaaatttaaaataaaattcataactcaattaaaaaataaaattctccagTTAGGAATACTTAAAGAGgttctaacaaataaaaatgcaattaactttaagaaattgATGGAAAATTATTCCAATAATTTAGCAGACAGGTTCAATGTTAAAAGCGAATCTGATTTAACGGATTCAACAAATAAAGTATTGCAAGCAGCATTAACTAATAGTGATGAAACTATTGCAGATGCATTGTCTAACTTCTCAGGAGATATACTGGAATCGCAACAACTATTAACTTCTGGTAATTTAGATAATATTGTAAATACAACTATTGAGTGCTTCCGTCTCAGCCTGCGAGATCTCAATTTGAATGTGGACTTaccaaacaaacaaatattgaaaacttttgaaacaaaaatcaataatgaTAAAACTAGAACTAACACCAATGATGCAGACATtaatatcaacaataaaaatgaagaaagcgGAATTACTAGAAATTCTGAAGACAACAAAACTGAAACGGACTCAACTGATTCAAGGAAAGCAAGTAACTCTCAAGTAAATGGTGAAGCTGATAATGGGAATACTTCTTCTAATCAAAGCAAAGAGTTAGGAGTAGAAAATAATCAGAAGATAGATACCAAAAGTAAGATTTCTGGAGCagaaacaaatgataaaaatgctGGCAAGGTGGATgaactaaacaaatttaatggtCCAATATCAAATGATTCCGACAAAAGCTCAGTTTCTAACAATGAGCTAagacttaaatttgaaaatgcattaaaagGTCAAATTTTAGGAACAGGAATCTTTGAAACATTATTAGATAAGAATTTAAGTGAAAAGGATATAGCGGATTCATCAAAATCATATTCAAAACTATTAGCAgagaaattcaatatttcagaggataacaataaaataaaacttctttctGAGGGACTAGggacaattaaaatgaattctgaTTACCAAAATGCTATACAGAGTCTGGCAAGTGTGACCGCGGATATTCTAATGgcggaaaataaattaaattcaaataatttgaataatgcgTTAGATTTAGCCATGCAATGTGCATTTGAAACCTTTTCAAACGGAATGAGTAAAGAAGTCGGCATGGATCAAGGAATGCAGATCGCAACTGATTTAGATATTGGTGAAGGTACATcatctgaaaaaagtttaattggaAACTCAAAATCAGATCTAGGCAAAAATGCAGACAAAGCAATAAAATCcagtacaaatataaataataaaactccaAATAATGTTTCAGCTGATTCAGATATTGATATCCTATCATCTGGAGAATATGCACCTGATTTGAAAGAGCTGAAAGGAACAGAAAAAAACATGCAGCAAACAAAAGGTAATGTTGAAGCAAATGTTATGAAAAAGCCAATAGAAGTTGAATCAGAAGGAATACAATCAGGAAAGGatttaaaatctacttttattgatttgttaaaagcAAAGGCTGCAGCCACaggaattatcaaaaatttagaagaaatacAAGTAAATCCACAAGAAGTAGCAGCAATGAGTGAAACTTACTCGAAACTATTGTCtcaaaaacttcaaataaatgcCAATGATGATACAGCCATGTCcttttttatggaatttctaaattcgaaatcaaatttcatgaaTACTTTCATTAATAAAACAGCAGATATACTTTCAGATCAAGGAAAGTTGTTAAAAACCAATCTAGACAGCATTTCAGATGCAGTCGTTCAGTGCTTATTGGAAGCTGTTTCACAatcatttaatcttaaaattgataCAAAAGCAGCGTTGGCAGCAGCAGCAACCACAAAAATGAATTCAACAGCCTCGGGAGATGCAAAGAAAGATGATACTGATTTTGAGAAAAGTgttgataaattgatttttgaagacAAGGACCAAAAATCAAAAGACAGTTCAGCGACAGACATTAAAAAACCAACAATAAATAGTAAAACAGATGTAAAACAAAGcgacaattttaatttagatatattAGCAGATGTAGATGGGGAAACTAAGTTAGGTGACCAAGATTTGAGTGTACAAGCAGCAGCAAGAcaaactgcaaaaataaaagctGATGGTGCTATGATGGagcaaaaagaaataagtttaaactcAAAACTTAACAACGAAGGAGCTTCAACATTGTCCAATTCTgatatcaagaaaaattttgccTCAATGCTGAAAGCCAAGATAATAGCAACagataaattaaatgctttgttGAAAAAGTCACTAACAAATGAAGATTTGGTagtattctcaaaattatattctcagaagctttctgaaaaatttcaagttgaGTTGAATAACAGTGTTGTTGAAAGATTAATCGCAGGACTCTTGATTGTTGATAAAACAGCTGAGGAATTTGCTACTGCATTGACAGATATTACTGCAGACATACTTAAGGACAAGAAAATATTGACTGATTCATCACAAAACATGCTAGCTGATGAATCTGTTCAATGCATATTGTCAAGTGTATCACAACTTTTAGATGGAAAATCTAATGTAGAAACAAAAGTTGATTTGAACACTGCATCTGATACAACAAGATCTACAGAATCAAAAAAGACCACAGTGAATTCTAATATTGATTCAAATGATACAATAAACAAAGAATCTGATTTCAGTCTGTCTGATCAAAACCTACAAGCAAAACTTGCAGCAGAATTTGGCTTAGGCCAAGAGTTTATTGATCAAATTGATGGCCAAGTAAATACCCAGGATAAAAAACCAGAAAAGGAAGAAACAATGTCTGATGCTAAAGATAAGAGTAACAATGACAACAATAATTCCAATTTGAACTTCAATCCGGCTGACCAAAACCTAAAAGCAAAACTTGCAGGGGAATTTGGTTTAGATCAAGAGTTAATTGATCAGTTAGATGCACAAGTAAACATCcaggataaaaatttaaaaatagatgaaaTAAGCTCAGACAGCAAAGATAACAGTAAAAAGGACAACAAGGATTCCACAAACGAGCCTgttgataaaaatgttaaatcagaGCCCAAATCTGATACAAGTAACAAAACAGTATCAAAGGAGGATGCAGATAAGCAAAAAGATGAGTCGCCAGGAAAAGAGAAAACTTCTGAACCAAAACCCAAAACTGTAACGcctgaagaaattaaacaaaagttagCGATGGACTTAGCAACAGCTTTGGCCTCGTCAGAAGACTTTAGGCTTTCTGTGTTATCTGGTGATTTAGAGGACATTATGCAGGCAATTACAGCAGCTGTAGAAGCAGTTTGTGGGACAGAAGCATCAGTGgcatttctaaaaacttttaatgcttCAATCAATTAA